One genomic segment of Kiritimatiella glycovorans includes these proteins:
- the trxB gene encoding thioredoxin-disulfide reductase encodes MENLVILGTGSAGLTAAVYAARADLEPVVVEGDQPGGQLTTTTEVENYPGFPEAIDGSELMQRMHQQAERFGTRFVMASAKDSDFSGDTKKVVLTNGETLEATAVIIATGARAKYLGLDSEQKLIGRGVSACATCDGAFFRDVPVAVVGGGDTAMEEATFLTKFASKVYVVHRRDELRASKIMADRASANDKIEFIWNSVVEEVLGVDENRVTGVQLRDREKDEVRRLEVEGLFLAIGHKPNTDAFRGQLEMDGKGYLHADGTRTHVDGVFAAGDVQDAVYRQAVTAAGSGCMAALEAERYIEANRE; translated from the coding sequence ATGGAAAACCTCGTCATTCTCGGAACCGGCAGCGCCGGCCTCACGGCGGCCGTCTACGCGGCGCGGGCGGACCTCGAGCCCGTGGTCGTGGAGGGGGATCAGCCCGGCGGTCAGCTCACCACCACCACGGAAGTGGAGAACTATCCCGGATTTCCCGAAGCCATCGACGGCTCCGAACTGATGCAGAGGATGCATCAGCAGGCCGAACGGTTCGGCACCCGCTTCGTCATGGCTTCGGCGAAGGATTCGGATTTCTCCGGGGACACGAAAAAGGTCGTGCTGACCAACGGCGAGACCCTTGAGGCCACGGCCGTCATTATCGCCACCGGGGCGCGCGCGAAATATCTCGGACTGGACTCCGAGCAGAAGCTCATCGGCCGCGGCGTCTCCGCCTGCGCAACGTGCGACGGCGCCTTTTTCCGTGACGTGCCCGTGGCCGTGGTCGGAGGCGGCGACACCGCCATGGAGGAAGCAACGTTTCTGACCAAATTCGCCTCGAAGGTTTATGTGGTCCACCGGCGCGACGAACTGCGCGCCTCGAAGATCATGGCCGACCGGGCGTCCGCGAACGATAAGATCGAATTCATCTGGAACTCCGTCGTCGAGGAGGTTCTCGGCGTGGACGAAAACCGGGTCACCGGCGTACAGCTCAGGGACCGGGAAAAGGACGAGGTCCGCCGACTCGAGGTCGAGGGACTCTTCCTCGCGATCGGACACAAGCCCAACACGGATGCCTTCAGGGGTCAGCTGGAGATGGATGGCAAAGGATACCTGCACGCCGACGGCACCCGTACCCATGTCGACGGCGTCTTCGCCGCGGGTGACGTACAGGACGCCGTCTACCGCCAGGCGGTCACCGCGGCCGGGAGCGGCTGCATGGCGGCACTGGAGGCCGAGCGCTACATCGAGGCGAACCGCGAATGA
- a CDS encoding ABC transporter ATP-binding protein — protein MSRSAHSVAGEWASYRRLLAYARPYRWRLALGILCGMLFGSSTTALLPLIESSLERTSSPSDYSLPALLGMLLLFPTLAILRGAGYFLSKYFVQWVGLRVVMDLRNDLFRHLHNLPMLFFNRSRAGDLISRVNSDTGLIQQLVSHVVGDLCREPFVLVGAAGFLVYRDPLLALFVLILFPICVLPVVVLGRKVRKSAKQGQQKLGDLTSVLQESIWGAQIVKAFSMEEQELARFAGHNRQIFKRLMRITRARAMLDPIMVTFSAVGLSLVMLYAYYTGMSTEGLVAFASGILVMYRPARNLSRIHMRVQRSAAGADRIFEILDTEATVADRPDAVDLESPIRDIRFDHVTFSYGEEDILKDVTLEVKAGDCVALVGSSGAGKTTLVNLLPRFFDVTGGGVKINGRDLREYRIASLRRHMGLVTQNTILFNETVHNNIAYGCADATREAVVDAARRANAHVFIEQMGQAYDTVIGEQGTRLSGGQAQRIAIARALLRNPPILILDEATSALDTESERLVQEALDELMSGRTVFVIAHRLSTIQHADKIVVLERGQIAEIGTHGELIGRDGLYRYFHDMQFGQERG, from the coding sequence ATGAGTCGATCGGCACACTCCGTGGCCGGCGAGTGGGCGAGCTACCGCCGCCTGCTGGCCTATGCGCGTCCCTACCGCTGGCGCCTCGCGCTCGGCATTCTCTGCGGCATGCTCTTCGGGAGTTCGACCACCGCACTGCTGCCGCTGATCGAGTCCTCGCTGGAGCGCACGTCGAGCCCTTCCGACTACTCGCTGCCCGCGCTGCTCGGCATGCTCCTTCTGTTCCCGACGCTCGCGATCCTACGTGGGGCAGGCTACTTCCTGAGCAAGTATTTTGTCCAATGGGTCGGCCTGCGCGTGGTCATGGACCTCCGCAATGACCTCTTCCGTCACCTGCACAACCTCCCCATGCTGTTCTTCAACCGAAGCCGGGCGGGAGACCTGATTTCACGCGTAAACAGTGATACCGGTCTGATTCAGCAACTCGTCTCCCATGTAGTGGGCGACCTCTGCCGCGAACCCTTCGTCCTGGTCGGCGCGGCGGGATTCCTGGTCTACCGCGATCCGCTGCTCGCGCTCTTCGTGCTGATCCTCTTCCCGATCTGCGTGCTCCCCGTCGTCGTGCTCGGCCGCAAGGTCCGAAAGAGCGCGAAGCAGGGCCAGCAGAAGCTGGGCGACCTGACCTCCGTGCTTCAGGAATCGATCTGGGGCGCGCAGATCGTCAAGGCCTTCAGCATGGAGGAGCAGGAGCTCGCCCGCTTCGCGGGCCACAACAGGCAGATTTTCAAGCGGCTGATGCGCATCACCCGCGCCCGGGCCATGCTCGATCCGATCATGGTCACCTTCTCCGCCGTCGGACTCTCACTGGTCATGCTCTACGCCTACTACACCGGCATGTCCACCGAAGGTCTGGTCGCGTTCGCCTCGGGCATCCTCGTCATGTACCGGCCCGCGCGCAATCTCAGCCGGATCCACATGCGCGTCCAGCGCAGCGCCGCCGGGGCCGACCGTATCTTTGAAATCCTCGATACCGAAGCAACGGTCGCCGACCGCCCCGATGCGGTCGATCTCGAGAGCCCGATCCGGGATATCCGCTTCGATCACGTCACCTTCTCCTACGGCGAGGAGGACATCCTGAAGGACGTCACGCTCGAGGTGAAGGCCGGCGACTGCGTGGCGCTCGTGGGCAGCTCGGGCGCGGGCAAAACCACCCTGGTCAACCTCCTGCCCCGCTTCTTCGACGTCACCGGCGGAGGGGTGAAGATCAACGGCCGTGACCTGCGCGAATACCGGATCGCCTCGCTCCGGCGCCATATGGGCCTGGTCACCCAGAACACGATCCTGTTCAACGAGACCGTCCACAACAACATCGCCTACGGCTGCGCCGACGCAACCCGGGAAGCGGTAGTCGACGCCGCCCGCCGCGCCAACGCCCACGTCTTCATCGAGCAGATGGGCCAGGCGTACGACACCGTGATCGGCGAGCAGGGAACCCGCCTCTCCGGAGGCCAGGCCCAGCGCATCGCCATCGCCCGCGCCCTCCTCCGCAACCCGCCGATCCTGATTCTCGACGAAGCGACCAGCGCGCTGGACACCGAGTCCGAACGCCTGGTCCAGGAGGCGCTCGACGAACTGATGAGCGGACGCACCGTGTTCGTCATCGCCCACCGCCTCTCAACCATCCAGCACGCGGACAAGATCGTCGTGCTCGAGCGCGGACAGATCGCGGAAATCGGCACCCACGGCGAACTCATCGGCCGCGACGGCCTCTACCGCTACTTTCACGACATGCAGTTCGGGCAGGAGCGGGGCTAG
- a CDS encoding PIN domain-containing protein — protein MIAVDTNVIVRFLVRDDERQAEAVRKRLKQAEDRRERLRIPLLVVLETIWVLESAYEKTRSEILGSIEDMRQMPVFEFEADRVIEGLLNDGPKYHAELADIVIGHAAEASGCDAGITFDRKATKLPFFSILK, from the coding sequence ATGATCGCGGTTGATACGAACGTCATTGTACGATTCCTTGTCCGGGACGATGAAAGACAGGCAGAAGCCGTCCGCAAGCGCCTCAAGCAGGCGGAAGATCGACGTGAACGCCTGAGAATCCCGTTGCTTGTCGTCCTGGAAACTATCTGGGTTCTGGAAAGCGCGTATGAAAAGACGAGATCCGAAATACTGGGTTCCATTGAAGACATGCGACAGATGCCCGTATTTGAGTTCGAGGCCGATCGCGTTATCGAGGGTCTCCTGAATGACGGGCCGAAATACCATGCAGAGCTGGCGGATATCGTCATTGGCCACGCGGCCGAGGCCTCTGGATGCGATGCGGGTATCACCTTCGACAGGAAGGCCACCAAACTTCCCTTCTTCAGCATCTTGAAATGA
- a CDS encoding AbrB/MazE/SpoVT family DNA-binding domain-containing protein: MVTATLTSKGQLTVPKAVRDSLHLHTGDRIAFIVHGDAEAVLKPVTKSVDEVFGRLHSPGQRRKSVEEMNAAVAKRMRERKG; this comes from the coding sequence ATGGTAACGGCGACTTTGACGAGCAAGGGGCAACTCACTGTTCCCAAGGCGGTCCGGGATTCTCTCCATCTCCACACCGGCGACCGCATTGCATTCATTGTCCACGGCGATGCAGAAGCTGTACTGAAGCCGGTGACGAAGTCCGTGGATGAGGTGTTTGGGCGGCTTCACAGCCCCGGGCAACGGCGAAAGAGCGTAGAGGAGATGAACGCGGCCGTGGCGAAACGAATGCGGGAGCGAAAGGGATGA